In a genomic window of Dyadobacter fermentans DSM 18053:
- a CDS encoding DUF4142 domain-containing protein — protein MKKLSVIFILLCGMAVVSCNDDDDNQPNNVLPENDRMFVMNAADGGMFEVKAGELAVSKGDSTKTGMVMAGDSMSIKSFGQMMITDHTKANNELKTIADRKQVSIPTTLSEAKQKMIDSLSAASGAAFNTMYTRMMVSSHRETVALFEKESGSGQDADLKSWATATLPTLKHHLEMAEMMHDQ, from the coding sequence ATGAAGAAGCTAAGTGTAATCTTTATCCTTTTATGCGGCATGGCCGTAGTTTCTTGCAACGATGACGATGATAATCAGCCCAATAACGTCCTACCGGAAAACGACAGAATGTTTGTCATGAACGCCGCGGATGGGGGAATGTTTGAAGTCAAAGCCGGTGAACTGGCCGTTTCCAAAGGCGATTCCACCAAAACCGGAATGGTAATGGCAGGCGACTCGATGAGCATCAAGTCTTTCGGCCAGATGATGATCACAGACCACACCAAGGCAAACAATGAGCTGAAAACAATCGCCGACAGAAAGCAGGTAAGTATTCCAACAACCCTTTCCGAAGCCAAGCAGAAAATGATTGACAGTCTTTCGGCTGCATCCGGCGCGGCTTTCAATACGATGTACACCCGGATGATGGTTAGTTCACACCGCGAAACTGTGGCCTTGTTCGAAAAGGAGTCCGGCTCGGGCCAGGATGCGGATCTCAAATCATGGGCTACCGCCACGCTTCCTACACTGAAACACCATTTGGAAATGGCTGAAATGATGCACGATCAATAA
- a CDS encoding chemotaxis protein CheB: MEKRNIIVIGASMGGFDALRKMFAELPADLDAAIFIVWHMSPFVRGVLPQTLNKLCGIPAAHAFDGEPIAMNRIYVAPPDHHMILEDGMIRVTHGPKENRFRPAVDPLFRSAAYIYGNRVIGVILSGALDDGTAGLWTVKYLGGLALVQNPLDAEVASMPESAIRQVKTDYIVPLAETAQLLVRLASEQVGEKKPAAMKEKEKTKAEIRMVTEVNPVGVDIKKFGQLSPYACPECHGVLTLIKEGDITRFRCHTGHAYSSGSLLSSLTERMEEDIYGTLRGLDETIMLLNQLGDHFAEANHARLAAVYFRQAAHTAERAALIRQAAMLPATFEPIQQENQEQLPG, from the coding sequence ATGGAGAAACGTAACATCATTGTAATAGGGGCTTCCATGGGTGGCTTTGATGCACTTAGAAAAATGTTTGCGGAGCTTCCGGCAGACCTGGATGCAGCCATTTTCATTGTCTGGCATATGTCGCCTTTCGTCCGGGGCGTGCTCCCTCAAACCCTCAACAAATTATGCGGCATTCCTGCCGCGCATGCATTTGACGGAGAGCCTATTGCCATGAACCGGATATACGTCGCCCCGCCAGACCACCACATGATCCTCGAAGACGGAATGATCAGGGTAACGCATGGCCCAAAGGAGAACCGGTTCCGACCGGCCGTCGATCCCCTTTTTCGTTCGGCCGCTTACATTTACGGCAACCGTGTGATTGGCGTGATCCTTTCCGGAGCCCTTGACGACGGTACTGCAGGGCTTTGGACAGTAAAGTATCTGGGCGGACTGGCTTTGGTTCAAAATCCACTGGACGCTGAAGTGGCGTCCATGCCCGAAAGCGCTATCAGGCAGGTAAAAACCGACTACATTGTTCCTTTGGCCGAAACGGCGCAGCTGCTCGTCCGTCTGGCTTCGGAGCAGGTCGGTGAAAAAAAACCGGCGGCAATGAAAGAAAAAGAAAAAACGAAGGCCGAAATTCGCATGGTAACAGAAGTGAACCCGGTTGGCGTGGATATCAAAAAATTCGGACAATTAAGCCCGTATGCTTGCCCCGAATGCCATGGCGTGCTCACATTGATTAAGGAAGGGGACATTACCCGGTTCCGTTGTCATACAGGCCATGCCTACTCGTCGGGCTCGTTGCTAAGCTCATTAACCGAAAGAATGGAAGAAGATATCTACGGTACGCTCCGTGGCCTGGACGAAACGATCATGCTCCTTAACCAGCTTGGGGACCATTTTGCGGAGGCAAACCACGCAAGGCTCGCGGCAGTCTATTTCCGGCAAGCCGCACATACCGCCGAGCGTGCCGCGCTGATCCGGCAGGCCGCCATGCTGCCCGCGACATTTGAACCGATACAACAGGAAAATCAGGAACAACTGCCGGGCTGA